A window from Acidimicrobiales bacterium encodes these proteins:
- the uvrA gene encoding excinuclease ABC subunit UvrA yields MADRLVIRGAREHNLRDVSLDLPRDQLIVFTGLSGSGKSSLAFDTIYAEGQRRYVESLSAYARQFLGQMDKPDVDFIEGLSPAISIDQKSASRNPRSTVGTVTEIYDYLRLLYARVGRPHCPTCGRPVARQTPQQIVDRILDLPEGTRFQVLAPVVRGRKGEYEALLDDLAKQGFARARVDGETVELSERAALGLARYEQHTIEVVVDRLVRRDDIRQRLTESMETALRLTDGVAEIGVIGDDGAEEPITFSEHLACTHCGLSFEEPAPRNFSFNSPYGACTACDGLGTQFEVDPDLVVPDPAKSLDDGAISPWTGGHSRWFDRIVEAVADDYGFSTATRWEKLRAKDRKVLLFGSGQRQVHVRYRNRYGRQRSFTSHFEGIVPWLKRRHRDSDSESVRQWAETFMREIPCPACGGARLKPESLAVTVGGLSIHALCSLSITRAAAEVEALDLTERDHLIADRVLREVRARLTFLLDVGLDYLSLARGTSTLSGGEAQRIRLASQIGSGLVGVLYVLDEPSIGLHQRDNRRLLDTLVRLRDLGNTVIVVEHDEETIREADHVVDIGPGAGEHGGEVVYSGPVDGLLRTEASVTGRYLTGERSIPVPGKRREGSGDQLVVRAAREHNLQGIDVGFPLGCLVAVTGVSGSGKSTLVNDILLQSMLAQVHRARTTPGQHRSIDGVEHVDKVVAIDQSPIGRTPRSNPATYTGLFDHVRKLFSQAPEAKVRGYQPGRFSFNVRGGRCEACAGDGTIKIEMHFLPDVYVPCEVCRGARYNRETLEVTFKGKNIGDVLDMSCEEALAFFANQPTIARHLQTLVDVGLGYIRLGQPAPTLSGGEAQRVKLSSELSRRSTGHTLYVLDEPTTGLHFDDVRKLLEVLSRLVDQGNTVIVIEHNLDVVKTADWIVDLGPEGGEGGGRVVAEGTPEEVAAIAASYTGAVLAPVLARDGHAVEAPARSAARRRAPAGAAKKAATPAPAAARRAPAGAAKKGTGRAPTTGAGTARAGSAGKRRRAG; encoded by the coding sequence ATGGCCGATCGGTTGGTGATCCGCGGGGCGCGCGAGCACAACCTGCGCGACGTGTCGCTCGACCTCCCGCGCGACCAGCTCATCGTGTTCACCGGGCTGTCGGGGTCGGGCAAGTCGTCGCTCGCCTTCGACACCATCTACGCCGAGGGCCAGCGACGCTACGTCGAGTCGCTGTCCGCCTACGCCCGCCAGTTCCTCGGGCAGATGGACAAGCCCGACGTCGACTTCATCGAGGGACTGTCCCCGGCCATCTCCATCGACCAGAAGTCGGCGAGCCGCAACCCCCGCTCCACCGTGGGCACCGTCACCGAGATCTACGACTACCTGCGCCTGCTGTACGCCCGCGTGGGGCGCCCCCACTGCCCGACGTGCGGCCGTCCCGTCGCCCGCCAGACGCCCCAGCAGATCGTGGACCGCATCCTCGACCTGCCCGAGGGGACCCGGTTCCAGGTGCTCGCCCCCGTGGTGCGGGGGCGCAAGGGCGAGTACGAGGCCCTGCTCGACGACCTGGCCAAGCAGGGGTTCGCCCGGGCCCGCGTGGACGGGGAGACCGTCGAGCTGTCCGAGCGCGCCGCGCTCGGCCTGGCGCGCTACGAGCAGCACACCATCGAGGTGGTGGTGGACCGGCTGGTGCGCCGCGACGACATCCGCCAGCGGCTGACCGAGTCCATGGAGACCGCCCTGCGCCTCACCGACGGCGTGGCGGAGATCGGTGTGATCGGCGACGACGGAGCCGAGGAGCCGATCACGTTCTCCGAGCACCTGGCGTGCACGCACTGCGGCTTGTCCTTCGAGGAGCCCGCACCGCGCAACTTCTCCTTCAACTCCCCCTACGGCGCCTGCACGGCGTGCGACGGGCTCGGCACGCAGTTCGAGGTGGACCCCGACCTGGTCGTGCCCGACCCCGCCAAGTCGCTCGACGACGGCGCCATCTCCCCGTGGACGGGGGGCCACAGCCGATGGTTCGACCGCATCGTGGAGGCCGTGGCCGACGACTACGGGTTCAGCACCGCCACGCGCTGGGAGAAGCTGCGGGCCAAGGACCGCAAGGTGCTCCTGTTCGGCTCCGGGCAGCGCCAGGTGCACGTCCGCTACCGCAACCGCTACGGGCGCCAGCGGTCGTTCACGTCGCACTTCGAGGGGATCGTCCCCTGGCTGAAGCGGCGCCACCGCGACTCGGACTCCGAGTCGGTGCGGCAGTGGGCGGAGACGTTCATGCGCGAGATCCCCTGCCCGGCGTGCGGCGGGGCGCGCCTCAAGCCCGAGTCGCTGGCGGTCACGGTGGGCGGGCTGAGCATCCACGCGCTGTGCAGCCTGTCGATCACGCGCGCCGCCGCCGAGGTCGAGGCCCTCGACCTGACCGAGCGCGACCACCTCATCGCCGACCGGGTGCTGCGCGAGGTGCGGGCCCGGCTCACGTTCCTGCTCGACGTGGGGCTCGACTACCTGTCGCTGGCCCGGGGCACCTCGACGCTGTCGGGCGGCGAGGCGCAGCGCATCCGGCTCGCCAGCCAGATCGGGTCGGGCCTGGTGGGCGTGCTCTACGTGCTCGACGAGCCGTCCATCGGCCTGCACCAGCGCGACAACCGCCGCCTGCTCGACACCCTGGTGCGCCTGCGCGACCTCGGGAACACGGTCATCGTGGTGGAGCACGACGAGGAGACCATCCGCGAGGCCGACCACGTGGTGGACATCGGCCCCGGGGCCGGTGAGCACGGGGGGGAGGTCGTCTACAGCGGACCCGTCGACGGCCTGCTGCGCACCGAGGCCTCGGTCACGGGCCGCTACCTCACCGGGGAGCGGTCGATCCCCGTGCCCGGGAAGCGCCGGGAGGGGTCGGGCGACCAGCTGGTGGTGCGCGCCGCGCGCGAGCACAACCTCCAGGGCATCGACGTGGGGTTCCCGCTGGGGTGCCTGGTGGCGGTGACGGGCGTGTCGGGGTCGGGGAAGTCGACGCTCGTGAACGACATCCTGCTCCAGTCGATGCTGGCCCAGGTCCACCGGGCGCGCACCACGCCCGGGCAGCACCGGTCCATCGACGGCGTCGAGCACGTCGACAAGGTGGTGGCCATCGACCAGTCGCCCATCGGCCGCACGCCGCGGTCGAACCCCGCCACCTACACCGGGCTGTTCGACCACGTGCGCAAGCTCTTCAGCCAGGCGCCCGAGGCCAAGGTGCGCGGCTACCAGCCCGGGCGGTTCTCGTTCAACGTGCGCGGTGGCCGGTGCGAGGCGTGCGCCGGCGACGGGACGATCAAGATCGAGATGCACTTCCTGCCCGACGTGTACGTGCCGTGCGAGGTGTGCCGGGGTGCCCGCTACAACCGCGAGACCCTCGAGGTCACCTTCAAGGGCAAGAACATCGGCGACGTCCTCGACATGTCGTGCGAGGAGGCCCTGGCCTTCTTCGCCAACCAGCCGACCATCGCCCGCCACCTCCAGACCCTGGTGGACGTGGGCCTCGGCTACATCCGCCTCGGCCAGCCGGCCCCGACGCTGTCGGGCGGCGAGGCCCAGCGGGTGAAGCTGTCCTCCGAGCTGTCGCGCCGGTCCACCGGGCACACCCTGTACGTCCTGGACGAGCCCACCACGGGCCTGCACTTCGACGACGTGCGCAAGCTCCTCGAGGTCCTGTCGCGGCTGGTGGACCAGGGCAACACCGTGATCGTGATCGAGCACAACCTCGACGTCGTGAAGACGGCCGACTGGATCGTGGACCTCGGGCCCGAGGGCGGCGAGGGCGGCGGGCGTGTCGTGGCCGAGGGCACCCCCGAGGAGGTGGCCGCCATCGCGGCGAGCTACACGGGCGCCGTGCTGGCGCCGGTCCTGGCGCGCGACGGGCACGCCGTCGAGGCGCCCGCCCGCAGCGCGGCACGCCGCCGTGCTCCCGCCGGGGCGGCGAAGAAGGCCGCCACGCCGGCCCCCGCCGCGGCGCGCCGTGCTCCCGCCGGGGCGGCGAAGAAGGGCACCGGACGCGCCCCCACGACGGGCGCGGGGACGGCGCGGGCGGGGTCGGCCGGCAAACGGCGGCGGGCGGGCTGA
- the uvrC gene encoding excinuclease ABC subunit UvrC: protein MRTRPSPGSIPDTPGSYQFLDAEGRVLYVGKAKSLRSRVSNYFADPATLAPRTAQMVSLADRVEWIQVANEVEAILLEYALIKRHRPRFNIRLADDKSYPSMAVTLADEWPRAAVVRGRRRPGVRYFGPYAHVGAIRDTLDLLLRTFQVRTCSDRKLERHTKMGKPCLLFHIERCSGPCIGAVDHDRYGQMVDDLMAFLAGDTEDVERRLVAEMEQAAADLDFERAARLRDRLQTLRTALERQQVVTDRPEDLDVVGIDEDPLEAAVCVFHVRRGRVVGRRAFVVDKVEELTPPQLVGRVLEELYGDADPSPTAARHTARVRGGDSSGWTSGAGDPRRWGTEGPDSPEVPRQVLVPHLPDAPEVYEAFLEDRRGAAVALRVPRRGGKRGLLDTVTRNAGEELARHRLRRASDHDSRARALEALREVLGLEHAPLRIECYDMSHLQGTDYVGSMVVLEDGLPRKSEYRRFRLRDVPGNDDYAAMEEVLTRRLTALVAARAVTAGDSAGDPAGDPAGDPAVAGSARARRFAYPPQLLLLDGGKGQLGVGVRVLERLGLAGEIPVAALAKTFEEVFVPGRSDPVVVARGSEALFLLQRVRDEAHRFAIGYHRDLRGRRMTRSALEGVPGLGPARRARLLRELGSVRAVRGASLQELQALPWLPDTVAAAVHDHLHTLSPRSAGRSGGAHVPGRG, encoded by the coding sequence GTGCGCACGCGGCCGTCCCCGGGGTCGATCCCGGACACCCCGGGCTCCTACCAGTTCCTCGACGCCGAGGGCAGGGTCCTGTACGTGGGCAAGGCCAAGTCCCTGCGCAGCCGCGTGAGCAACTACTTCGCCGACCCGGCCACCCTCGCGCCCCGCACGGCGCAGATGGTGTCGCTCGCCGACCGGGTGGAGTGGATCCAGGTGGCCAACGAGGTGGAAGCCATCCTCCTCGAGTACGCCCTGATCAAGCGGCACCGGCCCCGCTTCAACATCCGCCTGGCCGACGACAAGTCCTACCCGTCGATGGCGGTCACCCTCGCCGACGAATGGCCCCGGGCGGCGGTGGTCCGGGGCCGGCGCCGGCCGGGGGTGCGCTACTTCGGCCCCTACGCCCACGTGGGGGCCATCCGCGACACCCTCGACCTCCTCCTGCGGACGTTCCAGGTCCGCACGTGCTCGGACCGCAAGCTCGAGCGCCACACCAAGATGGGCAAGCCCTGCCTGCTCTTCCACATCGAGCGCTGCTCGGGCCCGTGCATCGGCGCCGTGGACCACGACCGCTACGGCCAGATGGTGGACGACCTCATGGCCTTCCTGGCCGGGGACACCGAGGACGTGGAGCGCCGGTTGGTGGCCGAGATGGAGCAGGCCGCCGCCGACCTCGACTTCGAGCGCGCCGCCCGCCTGCGCGACCGGCTCCAGACCCTGCGCACCGCGCTGGAGCGCCAGCAGGTGGTCACCGACCGGCCCGAGGACCTCGACGTGGTCGGCATCGACGAGGACCCCCTCGAGGCGGCCGTGTGCGTCTTCCACGTGCGCCGGGGCCGGGTGGTGGGGCGGCGGGCCTTCGTGGTCGACAAGGTCGAGGAGCTGACCCCGCCCCAGCTCGTGGGCCGGGTGCTCGAGGAGCTCTACGGCGACGCCGACCCGTCGCCCACGGCGGCGCGCCACACCGCCCGGGTGCGCGGGGGCGACAGCTCGGGGTGGACGTCGGGCGCCGGCGACCCCCGGCGCTGGGGCACCGAGGGACCGGACTCGCCCGAGGTCCCGCGCCAGGTGCTCGTGCCCCACCTGCCCGACGCCCCCGAGGTGTACGAGGCCTTCCTGGAGGACCGCCGGGGCGCGGCGGTGGCGTTACGGGTGCCGCGGCGCGGCGGCAAGCGGGGGCTGCTCGACACGGTGACCCGCAACGCCGGTGAGGAGCTCGCCCGCCACCGCCTGCGCCGGGCCTCCGACCACGACAGCCGGGCGCGGGCCCTCGAGGCGCTGCGGGAGGTCCTGGGGCTCGAGCACGCCCCCCTGCGCATCGAGTGCTACGACATGAGCCACCTGCAGGGCACGGACTACGTGGGCTCGATGGTCGTCCTCGAGGACGGGCTGCCCCGCAAGTCCGAGTACCGCCGGTTCCGGCTGCGCGACGTCCCGGGCAACGACGACTACGCCGCCATGGAGGAGGTCCTGACCCGCCGGCTCACCGCCTTGGTGGCGGCCCGGGCCGTCACCGCCGGCGACTCCGCCGGCGACCCCGCCGGGGACCCCGCCGGGGACCCCGCCGTGGCCGGGAGCGCCCGGGCCCGGCGCTTCGCCTACCCGCCCCAGCTCCTTCTCCTCGACGGGGGCAAGGGACAGCTCGGTGTGGGCGTGCGGGTGCTGGAACGGCTGGGCCTGGCCGGGGAGATCCCCGTGGCCGCCCTGGCCAAGACGTTCGAGGAGGTCTTCGTCCCCGGCCGCTCCGACCCCGTGGTCGTGGCGCGGGGGTCCGAGGCGCTGTTCCTCCTGCAACGAGTGCGCGACGAGGCCCATCGCTTCGCCATCGGCTACCACCGGGACCTGCGGGGGCGGCGCATGACGCGCAGCGCGCTCGAGGGCGTCCCCGGCCTGGGCCCGGCCCGCCGGGCCCGGCTGCTCCGTGAGCTCGGGAGCGTGCGGGCGGTGCGCGGCGCGTCGCTCCAGGAGCTGCAGGCGCTGCCCTGGCTGCCCGACACGGTGGCGGCCGCCGTGCACGACCACCTGCACACCCTGTCGCCACGGTCCGCGGGACGGTCGGGTGGCGCCCACGTCCCGGGCCGGGGGTGA
- the nadA gene encoding quinolinate synthase NadA gives MFRLQRALPERYVDATPDQLAAWIHDAKEALGARLLVLGHHYQRDEVMRWADARGDSFGLSRTAAAHRDADVIVFCGVHFMAESADILTAEHQQVILPDLNAGCSMADMADIDAVEEAWESMAAVTDIERVVPVTYMNSSAALKAFVGRHGGAVCTSSNARAVLTWALDPGGTGTAQGDKVLFFPDQHLGRNTGFQLGWGDADMRVWNPRLEMGGLSDADVKDATLLLWKGHCSVHQRFRPEHVAAFRAENPAGMVVVHPECAHDVVEVADAVGSTDFIIRAVEEAPAGSVIGVATEIHLVKRLADEHPDKTVVSLDPLVCPCSTMFRIDAAHLCWVLQSLVEGTVVNRITVDADTAAWARVALQRMLDIT, from the coding sequence ATGTTCCGGTTGCAGCGAGCGCTCCCCGAGCGCTACGTCGACGCGACACCCGACCAGCTGGCGGCGTGGATCCACGACGCCAAGGAGGCGCTCGGCGCGCGCCTTCTCGTCCTCGGGCACCACTACCAGCGTGACGAGGTGATGCGGTGGGCCGACGCCCGGGGCGACTCGTTCGGCCTGTCGCGCACGGCCGCGGCGCACCGCGACGCCGACGTCATCGTCTTCTGCGGTGTGCACTTCATGGCGGAGTCGGCCGACATCCTCACCGCCGAGCACCAGCAGGTGATCCTCCCCGACCTGAACGCCGGGTGCTCCATGGCCGACATGGCCGACATCGACGCCGTCGAGGAGGCCTGGGAGTCGATGGCCGCCGTCACCGACATCGAACGCGTGGTGCCGGTCACCTACATGAACTCGTCCGCCGCGCTGAAGGCCTTCGTGGGCCGCCACGGCGGCGCGGTGTGCACGTCGTCCAACGCCCGGGCCGTGCTCACGTGGGCCCTCGACCCTGGCGGCACCGGGACCGCCCAGGGCGACAAGGTCCTGTTCTTCCCGGACCAGCACCTCGGGCGCAACACGGGGTTCCAGCTCGGGTGGGGTGACGCCGACATGCGGGTGTGGAACCCGCGTCTCGAGATGGGCGGGCTCAGCGACGCCGACGTCAAGGACGCCACCCTGCTGCTGTGGAAGGGGCACTGCTCGGTGCACCAACGCTTCCGGCCCGAGCACGTGGCGGCCTTCCGGGCCGAGAACCCGGCCGGCATGGTGGTGGTGCACCCCGAGTGCGCCCACGACGTGGTCGAGGTCGCCGACGCCGTCGGGTCGACCGACTTCATCATCCGGGCCGTGGAAGAGGCGCCCGCGGGGTCGGTCATCGGGGTGGCCACCGAGATCCATCTCGTGAAGCGGCTGGCGGACGAGCACCCCGACAAGACGGTGGTGTCGCTCGACCCGCTGGTGTGCCCGTGCTCGACGATGTTCCGCATCGACGCCGCCCACCTCTGCTGGGTGCTGCAGAGCCTCGTCGAGGGGACCGTGGTCAACCGCATCACCGTCGACGCCGACACCGCCGCCTGGGCGCGCGTGGCGCTGCAGCGCATGCTCGACATCACCTGA
- the yvcK gene encoding uridine diphosphate-N-acetylglucosamine-binding protein YvcK, with protein sequence MRASGPRVVAVGGGHGLAATLHAVRRYAGEITAIVSVADDGGSSGRLRRQFGIIPPGDLRRCLVALAQEGSPLAVAFEQRFDADELAGHALGNLVIAGLLAACGDPQQGLDEAARLLGAVGRVVPATSEPVVLKAEADTGDVEGQTAVMRTAHIRRVSLVPTDPPAPPAAIEALRRADQVVMGPGSLFTSVLAAAAVPGIAEGIRRSAGRRVYVANLRPEGEETAGYDVAAHVAALVAHGIAVDVVLADPAAIALGDVGVPVVTAALAKANGRAHDPARLAAALGRLVG encoded by the coding sequence ATGAGGGCCTCCGGGCCCCGGGTGGTGGCCGTGGGCGGGGGCCACGGGCTGGCCGCCACCCTCCACGCGGTGCGCCGCTACGCCGGGGAGATCACCGCCATCGTGTCGGTGGCCGACGACGGCGGGTCGTCGGGGCGACTGCGCCGGCAGTTCGGGATCATCCCCCCCGGCGACCTCCGCAGGTGCCTGGTCGCCCTGGCCCAGGAGGGGTCGCCCCTGGCCGTGGCCTTCGAGCAGCGCTTCGACGCCGACGAGCTGGCCGGCCACGCGCTGGGCAACCTGGTGATCGCCGGCCTGCTGGCCGCCTGCGGGGACCCCCAACAGGGCCTCGACGAGGCCGCCCGCCTGCTGGGGGCGGTCGGGCGGGTGGTCCCGGCCACCTCGGAGCCCGTCGTGCTGAAGGCGGAGGCGGACACCGGCGACGTCGAGGGGCAGACGGCCGTCATGCGCACCGCGCACATCCGCCGGGTGTCGCTGGTCCCGACCGACCCCCCGGCACCGCCGGCGGCCATCGAGGCGTTGCGGCGGGCCGACCAGGTGGTGATGGGCCCGGGGTCGCTGTTCACGAGCGTGCTGGCGGCCGCGGCCGTGCCCGGGATCGCCGAGGGGATCCGGCGGTCCGCGGGGCGGCGGGTGTACGTGGCCAACCTGCGCCCCGAGGGTGAGGAGACGGCGGGCTACGACGTGGCCGCCCACGTGGCCGCCCTGGTCGCCCACGGGATCGCGGTGGACGTGGTGCTCGCCGACCCGGCGGCCATCGCGCTGGGCGACGTGGGGGTGCCGGTGGTCACCGCGGCGCTGGCCAAGGCCAACGGCCGGGCCCATGACCCGGCACGACTGGCGGCAGCCCTCGGCCGTCTGGTCGGATAG
- the rapZ gene encoding RNase adapter RapZ, whose translation MSDYLLITGMSGAGRSTAAAALEDAGWYVIDNMPPSLLSEVADVVGRPGSTQERVALVIGRGGGARVDEALPAIDDLRARGHRVRLVYLDAPQDVLVRRFEGTRRRHPIPERQVAEAIADERRLLEPIRERADVVVDTAELNVNQLRQRVTDLFGDDFEPGMRTSVVSFGYKHGLPLDADLVFDCRFLPNPHWVEALRPLSGLDAPVRDFVMGQEATPSFLDRVDDLVGTLLPAFVDEGKSYLTIALGCTGGRHRSVALAEELGQRLRARGSEAVVIHRDIAR comes from the coding sequence GTGAGCGACTACCTGCTGATCACCGGCATGTCGGGGGCGGGGCGGTCGACGGCCGCGGCGGCCCTCGAGGACGCCGGCTGGTACGTGATCGACAACATGCCCCCCTCCCTGCTGTCCGAGGTGGCCGACGTCGTGGGGCGGCCCGGCTCGACCCAGGAGCGGGTGGCCCTGGTCATCGGCCGGGGCGGCGGGGCCCGGGTCGACGAGGCGCTCCCCGCCATCGACGACCTGCGTGCCCGGGGGCACCGTGTCCGGCTCGTCTACCTCGACGCCCCCCAGGACGTGCTGGTGCGCCGGTTCGAGGGCACCCGGCGCCGCCACCCCATCCCCGAGCGCCAGGTGGCCGAGGCCATCGCCGACGAGCGCCGTCTGCTGGAGCCCATCCGCGAGCGCGCCGACGTGGTGGTCGACACCGCCGAGCTCAACGTCAACCAGCTGCGCCAGCGCGTCACCGACCTGTTCGGCGACGACTTCGAGCCCGGCATGCGCACGTCGGTGGTGTCGTTCGGCTACAAGCACGGCCTGCCCCTCGACGCCGACCTCGTCTTCGACTGCCGCTTCCTGCCCAACCCGCACTGGGTCGAGGCCCTGCGGCCGCTGTCCGGGCTCGACGCGCCCGTGCGCGACTTCGTCATGGGCCAGGAGGCCACGCCCTCGTTCCTGGACCGGGTGGACGACCTGGTCGGGACGCTGCTCCCGGCCTTCGTGGACGAGGGCAAGTCGTACCTCACCATCGCGCTGGGGTGCACGGGGGGTCGCCACCGCTCGGTGGCCCTGGCCGAGGAGCTGGGGCAGCGGCTGCGGGCCCGGGGCAGCGAGGCCGTCGTCATCCACCGGGACATCGCCCGATGA